The Anastrepha ludens isolate Willacy chromosome 2, idAnaLude1.1, whole genome shotgun sequence genome contains a region encoding:
- the LOC128856226 gene encoding general odorant-binding protein 84a-like, with amino-acid sequence MELKISKMATCRYYRTYLDIVVSLIIVVAISFTYAQTNSKNNGVDEQPSIEMTTAMADDGSAQGFDYKEVVRICNASFTVPLEYMQRFNETAELPNTTDKTGMCFMRCYMENAGLLRNWQLNRALIMQTMWPATGDSIPVCQNEGSRETCPCKRAYAIAKCLMIRALVDARNKPIV; translated from the exons atggaattaaaaatatcgaaaatggCAACCTGTCGTTACTACCGTACATACCTTGACATCGTTGTATCACTGATAATTGTTGTTGCAATAAGTTTCACATATGCACAAACGAACAGTAAGAATAATGGCGTAGATGAGCAGCCGTCCATTGAAATGACTACAGCCATGGCAGATGATGGCAGCGCGCAGGGTTTCGATTATAAGGAAGTGGTGCGCATATGCAATGCAAGCTTTACTGTGCCATTGG AATATATGCAGCGTTTCAACGAAACAGCAGAGTTGCCAAATACGACGGATAAAACGGGCAtg tgttTCATGCGCTGCTACATGGAGAATGCTGGCCTATTGCGCAATTGGCAACTGAATCGTGCATTGATCATGCAAACAATGTGGCCAGCAACTGGAGACTCGATCCCCGTTTGTCAGAATGAAGGAT CTCGTGAAACTTGTCCCTGCAAGCGGGCCTACGCCATCGCTAAGTGTCTGATGATACGCGCTCTTGTCGATGCCCGCAACAAGCCGATCGTTTGA